A section of the Streptomyces sp. CG1 genome encodes:
- a CDS encoding cation acetate symporter — protein MTGHHQMLALLLFSGFVAVTLGITTWVSRRRHGSAEEFYAGGRLFSPMENGFAIAGDYMSAASFLGVTGLIALYGYDGMLYVVGFLVAWLVVLFLVAELVRNCGRFTLADVVAARMSERPVRIASGTSSVTVSVLYLVAQMVGAGSLVALLLGQTSAADRAWAVTGVGALMVIYVSLGGMRATTWIQIVKAVLLLTGTIALTALVLLRFHGDVDRLLITAADRSGHGRAYLAPGLRYGGTWTARLDFISLGLALVLGTAGLPHILSRFYTVPTARAARRSAVWSIGLIGGFYLMTIVLGFGAAAVVGTEAVRGSNAAGNTAVPLLALDLGGGAGSTGGMVLFAIVAAVAFATILAVVAGITLASSVSVAHDLYASLRRSRGTAGGKARSEVSVARGAAVGIGVVAIALGLLARDLNVAFLVGLAFAVAASANLPVLLYSLFWRGFTTRGAVWAVYGGLIPALGLVLLSPVVSGSPASLFPDVDFQYFPLQNPGIVSIPLGFLAGWLGTITSDEVADEAKFAETEVRSLTGAGAV, from the coding sequence GTGACCGGTCACCATCAGATGCTGGCGCTGTTGCTGTTCAGCGGCTTTGTGGCCGTCACCCTCGGGATCACGACATGGGTGAGTCGTCGTCGGCACGGTTCGGCGGAGGAGTTCTACGCCGGAGGGCGGCTGTTCTCGCCCATGGAGAATGGTTTTGCCATCGCGGGTGACTACATGTCGGCCGCCTCCTTCCTCGGAGTCACCGGGCTCATCGCGCTGTACGGGTACGACGGGATGCTCTACGTCGTGGGCTTCCTCGTGGCCTGGCTGGTCGTGCTGTTCCTGGTGGCCGAACTGGTGCGCAACTGCGGGCGGTTCACGCTGGCCGACGTGGTGGCCGCGCGGATGAGCGAGCGGCCGGTGCGGATCGCCTCGGGAACTTCGTCGGTCACGGTGTCCGTTCTGTATCTGGTGGCACAAATGGTCGGCGCGGGCAGTCTGGTGGCGCTGCTGCTGGGGCAGACGAGCGCGGCGGACCGGGCCTGGGCGGTCACCGGGGTCGGCGCGCTCATGGTGATCTATGTGTCGTTGGGAGGGATGCGGGCCACCACCTGGATCCAGATCGTGAAGGCGGTGCTGCTGCTGACCGGCACGATCGCGTTGACCGCGCTCGTGCTGCTGCGTTTCCACGGAGACGTCGACCGGCTGCTGATCACTGCCGCGGACCGCAGCGGTCACGGCCGGGCATATCTGGCGCCGGGCCTGAGGTACGGCGGGACCTGGACCGCCCGTCTCGACTTCATCAGCCTGGGGCTCGCCCTGGTGCTCGGCACGGCGGGACTGCCGCACATCCTGTCCCGCTTCTACACCGTGCCCACCGCACGGGCGGCTCGCCGTTCCGCGGTGTGGTCCATCGGGCTGATCGGCGGCTTCTATCTGATGACGATCGTCCTCGGCTTCGGGGCGGCCGCGGTGGTGGGGACGGAGGCAGTGCGCGGCTCGAACGCGGCCGGTAACACGGCGGTGCCGCTGCTCGCCCTCGACCTGGGCGGCGGCGCGGGCTCGACCGGTGGCATGGTCCTGTTCGCGATCGTCGCCGCCGTGGCCTTCGCCACGATCCTTGCCGTGGTCGCCGGCATCACCCTCGCCTCGTCGGTGTCGGTGGCGCACGATCTGTACGCGTCGCTGCGGCGGTCGCGCGGCACGGCGGGCGGCAAGGCGCGCAGCGAGGTGTCGGTGGCACGGGGGGCAGCGGTCGGCATCGGCGTCGTGGCGATCGCGCTCGGTCTGCTGGCCCGTGATCTCAACGTCGCCTTCCTCGTCGGCCTCGCTTTCGCCGTCGCCGCGTCGGCGAACCTTCCGGTGCTGCTGTACTCGCTGTTCTGGCGCGGCTTCACCACCCGCGGTGCGGTGTGGGCCGTCTACGGCGGACTGATCCCCGCGCTCGGGCTGGTGCTGCTGTCCCCGGTGGTGTCCGGCAGCCCGGCCTCGCTCTTCCCGGACGTCGACTTCCAGTACTTCCCGCTGCAGAACCCGGGCATCGTGTCCATCCCGCTCGGCTTCCTCGCCGGCTGGCTCGGCACGATCACTTCCGACGAGGTCGCGGACGAGGCCAAGTTCGCCGAGACGGAGGTCCGGTCACTGACCGGCGCGGGAGCCGTGTAG
- a CDS encoding response regulator has protein sequence MIDVLVVDDDFRVAEINAKYVGKVPGYRVTARAHSGAQALAAVERGTIDLVLLDQYLPDQTGLDLVHRMREEGHGTDVIMITAASDVSTVQQAMRLGALHYLVKPFTFAALRARLDSYAALRRTVDRVGGRGVTGQEQIDRIFGALRTAPAPSTPGLPSGHSEPTTDLICGVLHHANQPLSAHEVAARTGLSRSTAQRYLRHLEQAGRLRLSLKYGDTGRPEHRYAWAAP, from the coding sequence ATGATTGACGTCCTGGTCGTGGACGACGACTTCCGCGTCGCGGAGATAAACGCCAAGTACGTGGGAAAAGTTCCCGGTTACCGGGTGACCGCCCGCGCGCACAGCGGCGCCCAGGCCTTGGCCGCCGTCGAACGCGGCACCATCGATCTGGTCCTGCTCGACCAGTATCTACCGGACCAGACCGGGCTCGACCTCGTCCACCGGATGCGGGAGGAGGGGCACGGCACGGATGTCATCATGATCACGGCGGCCAGTGATGTGTCGACCGTCCAGCAGGCGATGCGGCTGGGTGCGCTGCACTATCTGGTCAAACCCTTCACCTTCGCCGCCCTGCGCGCCCGCCTCGACTCCTACGCCGCCCTGCGCCGCACGGTCGACCGGGTCGGCGGCCGGGGTGTGACGGGCCAGGAGCAGATCGACCGGATCTTCGGGGCGCTGCGGACGGCTCCCGCACCCTCCACGCCCGGCCTGCCGAGCGGCCACTCGGAGCCGACGACCGATCTGATCTGCGGTGTCCTGCACCATGCCAACCAGCCGCTGTCGGCCCATGAGGTGGCCGCCAGGACCGGACTGAGCCGCTCCACGGCCCAGCGCTATCTCCGCCACCTGGAACAGGCCGGCCGCCTCCGGCTCTCCCTGAAGTACGGCGACACCGGCCGGCCGGAGCACCGGTATGCCTGGGCGGCGCCGTAG
- a CDS encoding ABC transporter ATP-binding protein: MSAHISPAIELRGASKTFRTPSGGLHTAVRGLDLTVERGEFVAVVGPTGCGKSTTLTLVSGLEEPTEGEVLVAGEPVDGVGDKVGFVFQQDATFPWRTVLSNVMAGPRFRGVPKAEARQKAREWLTRVGLAAFEDRYPHQLSGGQRKRVALAATFVNDPEILLMDEPFSALDVQTRALMSDELLELWEGTGASVVFVTHDLEESIALADKVVVMTAGPATVKQVFAIDLPRPRKVESVRLEPRFIEIYREIWESLGEEVRITRERGAAHVA, encoded by the coding sequence ATGAGCGCACACATCAGCCCCGCCATCGAGCTGCGGGGCGCGAGCAAGACCTTCAGAACCCCGTCCGGGGGACTGCACACGGCCGTGCGCGGTCTGGACCTCACCGTCGAGCGCGGCGAGTTCGTGGCCGTCGTGGGCCCGACCGGCTGCGGCAAGTCCACCACGCTGACGCTCGTCAGCGGCCTGGAGGAGCCCACCGAGGGCGAGGTGCTGGTGGCCGGCGAGCCGGTCGACGGCGTCGGCGACAAGGTCGGCTTCGTCTTCCAGCAGGACGCCACGTTCCCCTGGCGCACGGTCCTGTCCAACGTCATGGCCGGCCCGCGCTTCCGGGGCGTGCCGAAGGCCGAGGCCAGGCAGAAGGCGCGGGAGTGGCTGACCCGCGTCGGACTCGCCGCCTTCGAGGACCGCTATCCGCACCAGCTCTCCGGCGGTCAGCGCAAGCGCGTCGCCCTCGCCGCCACGTTCGTCAACGACCCCGAGATCCTGCTGATGGACGAGCCGTTCTCGGCACTGGACGTGCAGACGCGGGCTCTGATGTCGGACGAGCTGCTGGAGCTGTGGGAGGGCACGGGTGCCTCCGTCGTCTTCGTCACCCACGATCTGGAGGAGTCCATCGCGCTCGCCGACAAGGTCGTCGTGATGACCGCCGGACCCGCGACCGTGAAGCAGGTCTTCGCCATCGACCTGCCCCGGCCGCGCAAGGTCGAGTCGGTGCGCCTGGAGCCGCGGTTCATCGAGATCTACCGCGAGATCTGGGAGTCCCTCGGCGAAGAGGTCCGCATCACCCGCGAAAGAGGTGCCGCCCATGTCGCCTGA
- a CDS encoding ABC transporter permease: MSPEVLEPTVADTAKLPDRAQTRARAARRRKSLVTGARVLLLVAVLGLWEGLSRAKIIDPFNFSMPSKIWDQIWTWVMHGTALGSLGEQIWYTLYEALLGWIIGVVAGVLLGIALGRVRLLAEVLGTYIKVLNSIPRIVLAPIFLIWFGLGPSSKVASAVVLVFFPVFFNAFQGAREVDRNLVANARILGAGDRRVTLQVVIPSATSWIFTSLHVSFGFALIGAIVGEYIGATKGIGLLVSQSQNTFNSAGVYAAMVILAVVALVAEGLLTFAERRIFRWKPTGSDD, translated from the coding sequence ATGTCGCCTGAGGTTCTCGAACCCACGGTGGCCGACACCGCCAAACTCCCCGACCGTGCGCAGACCCGCGCCCGGGCCGCCCGCCGCCGCAAGTCCCTCGTCACCGGCGCACGCGTGCTGCTGCTGGTGGCCGTCCTCGGCCTGTGGGAGGGACTGTCCCGGGCGAAGATCATCGACCCGTTCAACTTCTCGATGCCGTCGAAGATCTGGGACCAGATCTGGACCTGGGTGATGCACGGGACCGCGCTCGGCTCACTGGGCGAACAGATCTGGTACACGCTGTACGAGGCACTGCTCGGCTGGATCATCGGTGTGGTCGCCGGTGTCCTCCTGGGTATCGCACTCGGGCGGGTCAGATTGCTCGCCGAGGTCCTTGGTACATACATCAAGGTGCTCAACTCGATCCCCAGGATCGTCCTGGCACCGATCTTCCTGATCTGGTTCGGGCTCGGGCCGTCCTCCAAGGTCGCCTCCGCCGTCGTGCTGGTCTTCTTCCCGGTGTTCTTCAACGCCTTCCAGGGCGCCCGGGAGGTGGACCGCAACCTGGTGGCCAACGCCCGCATCCTGGGCGCCGGCGACCGCAGGGTGACGCTCCAGGTGGTCATCCCGTCGGCCACCTCCTGGATCTTCACCAGCCTCCACGTCAGCTTCGGCTTCGCGCTCATCGGCGCCATCGTCGGCGAGTACATCGGCGCGACCAAGGGCATCGGCCTGCTCGTCTCCCAGTCGCAGAACACCTTCAACTCGGCCGGTGTCTACGCCGCGATGGTCATCCTCGCGGTCGTCGCCCTCGTCGCCGAGGGGCTGCTGACCTTCGCCGAGCGCCGCATCTTCCGCTGGAAGCCCACCGGTTCCGACGACTGA
- a CDS encoding ABC transporter substrate-binding protein, whose amino-acid sequence MRNTARYTSLAAAGLLALSSLTACANDAASSTADSGSGGGGGKGETVKIMVGGLDKVIYLPAMLTQRLGYFKGEGLNVQLLSEPAGVQAETALVAGQVQGAVGFYDHTLDLQVKGKPVESVVQFSHAPGEVEVVSTRAAGSLTSPRDFKGRKLGVTGLGSSTDFLTKYLAVKNGVDVSEFTPVAVGAGPTFIAALQKGAIDGGMTTDPTVATILDKKAGKVLLDMRTPEGSQQALGGPYPSSSLYMQTDWVNGHKDTVQKLVNAFVKTLKWMSAHSADEIAAQMPADYSQGDKALYAQAVKSTLPMFTDDGVMPQGGPETVEKVLKSFNPTIKNAKVDLSKTYTTEFVKAVK is encoded by the coding sequence ATGCGCAACACCGCCAGATACACATCCCTGGCCGCCGCCGGCCTGCTCGCGCTCTCTTCGCTCACCGCCTGTGCCAACGACGCGGCCAGCTCCACGGCCGACTCCGGAAGCGGCGGAGGGGGCGGCAAGGGCGAGACCGTCAAGATCATGGTCGGCGGCCTGGACAAGGTCATCTACCTGCCCGCGATGCTCACCCAGCGCCTCGGCTACTTCAAGGGGGAGGGTTTGAATGTCCAACTCCTCAGCGAACCCGCCGGCGTCCAGGCCGAGACCGCGCTCGTCGCCGGCCAGGTACAGGGAGCGGTCGGCTTCTACGACCACACCCTCGACCTCCAGGTGAAGGGCAAGCCGGTGGAGTCGGTCGTACAGTTCTCGCACGCGCCGGGCGAGGTGGAGGTGGTCTCCACCAGGGCGGCGGGCAGCCTGACTTCGCCCCGGGACTTCAAGGGCCGCAAGCTGGGGGTGACCGGGCTCGGCTCGTCCACCGACTTCCTCACCAAGTACCTGGCGGTCAAGAACGGCGTGGACGTCAGCGAGTTCACGCCCGTCGCCGTAGGGGCCGGGCCGACGTTCATCGCGGCTCTCCAGAAGGGGGCGATCGACGGCGGCATGACCACCGACCCGACCGTCGCGACGATCCTGGACAAGAAGGCCGGGAAGGTCCTCCTCGACATGCGCACCCCCGAGGGCTCGCAGCAGGCGCTCGGTGGGCCGTACCCGTCGTCAAGTCTGTACATGCAGACGGACTGGGTGAACGGACACAAGGACACCGTCCAGAAGTTGGTCAATGCATTCGTCAAGACGCTCAAGTGGATGTCCGCCCACAGTGCTGACGAGATCGCCGCCCAGATGCCCGCCGACTACTCCCAGGGCGACAAGGCGCTCTACGCACAGGCCGTCAAGAGCACCCTGCCGATGTTCACCGACGACGGCGTGATGCCCCAGGGCGGCCCCGAGACCGTTGAGAAGGTTCTCAAGTCGTTCAACCCCACCATCAAGAACGCCAAGGTCGACTTGAGCAAGACGTACACGACCGAGTTCGTCAAGGCGGTCAAGTAA
- a CDS encoding response regulator produces the protein MIEVLVVDDDTRVAQVNAAYVEKVPGFHVAAEAHSAAEALRRVETLPRLDLVLMDHYLPDDTGLAVVREMRRRGHQTDVIMVTAARDVSTVQAAMRQGALQYLVKPFAFAGLRAKLEAYAELRRTLDGGGEAEQAQVDRIFGALSAPSGPELPKGHSPTTAELVRQALLNAEGPLSAQEIAERTGVSRQTAQRYLKLLERTGRARLTLKYGAAGRPEHRYVWAARD, from the coding sequence GCGTCGCCCAGGTGAATGCCGCGTACGTGGAGAAGGTGCCGGGATTCCACGTCGCCGCCGAGGCGCACAGCGCGGCGGAGGCGCTGCGCCGGGTGGAGACGCTGCCGCGGCTGGACCTGGTGCTCATGGACCACTATCTGCCCGACGACACCGGTCTCGCGGTGGTCCGGGAGATGCGCCGGCGCGGCCACCAGACCGACGTGATCATGGTGACGGCAGCGCGGGACGTGTCGACAGTCCAGGCCGCGATGCGGCAGGGGGCGCTGCAGTACCTGGTGAAACCGTTCGCCTTCGCCGGTCTGCGCGCCAAGCTGGAGGCGTACGCCGAGCTGCGGCGCACCCTGGACGGCGGCGGCGAGGCCGAACAGGCCCAGGTGGACCGCATTTTCGGCGCCCTGTCCGCGCCGTCGGGGCCCGAACTGCCCAAGGGGCACTCCCCCACGACGGCCGAGCTGGTCCGCCAGGCGCTGCTGAACGCCGAAGGGCCGCTGTCCGCCCAGGAGATCGCCGAGCGGACGGGGGTGAGCCGGCAGACGGCCCAGCGGTATCTGAAACTCCTGGAGCGCACCGGACGGGCGCGGCTGACCCTCAAGTACGGCGCCGCGGGCCGCCCGGAACACCGTTACGTGTGGGCGGCCCGCGACTGA